AGCTTTTGGCTTGATACACCCAGAATTATGGAATTTTTAATCAAACGctcatttttaagaaattggaattatCAAACAAACTGACTATTTTGTTTCCGGAACTAGGAAACATAAatccagaattttgattccattccaATTCGAGGAGGAATTTTGATTCGGGAagtttcattcttaaatcaaaatttcaaaaccatcaAGCCCGGAATCTTATAATAATTGTTCTCGTTTTTAAGAAATGGGAATTGGATAATCGAAGACAGAATTTTGATTCCACAGTCATAGGCTCATTCCAAAATTAAAGTTCAAGAATTATGATCCCACTTAAGAgatggaattatgattccagaaatttggatttttttttttcatctcgcTTTGGAACACAAGGCATGAAGGCTTTAATTcacaattctagaattttaattctctTGTAATCAAAcgattcattttcaattttaaaatcaaaattccagacaatcaaacacaaaaagaaacagaaacagaaactgGAATTCTCATTCCCATTCCAGTTTGAGGCAGAATTTTGATTCTCCCCAAAGAAAAAGAGTTGAGTATTGGCTTACATAAAATCGTATGCGTGTAAGTTTCAAATAAGGTTTCTGATCACATAATCGAGATAAGCTGCAAAACATAattaatgtaacaaaaaaataatgaatttcACCTTTGGAAACCTCTGCATCTGTATGGGATTCAAAAATCTTTCTAGCGCCTTCGATTTTCTAGATGAACGGCACATATTGTTATAACTACGACGGATTGAACCTCTCACTAAAAACTAAATgtcccagacccgatccatttaAGAGGACGCTGGTTCAAGATTCATATCCGGCTCCTATTGGAGGACATGAATGAGTGACTAAAAGAATATGCAAATATATAGAACCTAGTCGATGAGGTATATATTATaatcaattttctttcaaaaaaaatgtggttATTAATCGGAACTAAAGTTGGATATTGATCTAGAACAAAATTTCTAAACCATATCTAATCAATTTATTAGGCGGACAGATAAGTTTTCCTCAAATAATTATTGGGATCTCTTTTTCCGGAACTTGTTGAAGCATTCGGATTTGCCTTCAGAAAATGCTCAGAACTTAAATTGTATTGCTCACAATGTAATCATCCTGAAAATTTTGTTCTAACAATTGGGAACTTAAGAGAATAAAAATTTTAGGACTCGGTCTCATTGTGTGCAGCCCTCAAAAACAAACAGTTTAGACTCAAATAAGATCGACGAAGACAATTAGACAGAAAACTGCAACCAAAATCAAACGCTTTATCAGACAGAGAGATGCGAACTTCTTCCAAACTAAACAATTGAATCAGCCATATACACAAGACCAAGCATGAAAACTGTATGTAATTGACAGTACAACACAGTGATCGATACATTGGGATCATCAAGTGTAGCTTCTCATTCCTATGCCAGTGTCCTTGGCAGGGGAGCCAAGGCTCCCTTTGGCCTTGGAGTAGAAATGGTAGTAGAAGATGCTGAGAATGCAGGTGAAGAAGGTGAAGGCGGCGCCGGCGGCGAAGACGCCTTTCCTGATGGTCTCACATGAGAGGTTCCCCATGTTGAGATTAGCCCTGTACTTGGTGTGGTATGCATTTCTCACCGAGCCGGCTAGCAGACATGCCTCCGCAATGATAAATGTGATCCTGCAACGTTCAAACATCAATGGCGTCATGCCCCCAACAAGTAGCTGTGGCTGCTGTTTTTAAAACAGTAAAGCTCTGGACCAAGAAGAATCCTATACACCttaccatgcggatgggctcaAAAGTTTCtaagttgaaggaggtcaacAGTTTGATATTTAGATTCTAATGGCGTTTTTGCCTGTTCCCCTCTTACATTGACTATTGAAACAGCTAGAGGATGCAAGCATGGCCAATCTGGCCACTACTGTTACCAAACGCATCGAAAGTGGAAGGGGGATCAGAATCCCGAACAGTTTCTAAAAAATTAGCAAACCTCAATACTTGATCAGACCCATTAGCATCCCTAGTTATAGCCAGCAGGGAAAGATTAGCATGCTTGGATTTCCGGCGCCGGTGCCGGAAATCTGATCAAAAGAACTTTGTGGGGTGGCGTGAAAACCAAGAGAACTGTATCCTTGTGCTCAATCCCAGCTTGCTTATCGGGAGAAGAAATCTGAACAAAAGAACTTGTGGGTAGTGTTGGAAATCAGGTGCATGGCAGAAGAGGGGTTTCTTGtgtatcttttttcttttcaaatggaTTAGAAAGCAAGAGCTGGCAAAGGTGAGAAAGTTTCATGGGAATCAACCCACCAGCAGGTAATAAACAAGATCATGGCACAGGCACGAGCCCCGCTGGGCCTCAGCCCTTTCCCGCAGCAGAAGCAGCTGCTAGACGCCATGACCAAAGCTTGGCTCCCCAAGAGGACCAACAGCGCCCCTACCCCGTATCCAGTCGCAATATCAGAGCCGTACGCGCAGTAGGTGTAAGAACCAGTGGGATCCGAAACAATCTGAGCCTGCAAGCACGATGAAGCGCACAAAGTTACATTCAATTTACAAAAGAGCGTTGCCCTAGGATCTTCAATTTCATATCTGTCAAAAATTCGCGGCTAGGTGCGTCTCTCGGCATAATCTATTCGAAAAAGTCAAGCTTCCAGGACCAGGTGCATCTCATGGCATAATTGAAGTAGGAGTTCTTTAGTTTCAATTTTAAGCAGAAAacgaaaaccaaaataagaaggaaaaggatgGCGCCTTACATGGCTTCTTCTTTGTTCTGCGGCAGCAGCAAGCCCCAAAGCGATCACGTCCAACAATATGACAGTCACTATCACCAGAATGGAAGCCATGGAAGCAAGAGGTCaggcagaggaggaggagggccTCTGCCTTAGATCTGGATTGGTGGCTCTGTATTTATTACCAGCAGCAGGGGACACAGGGTGCAATTATGTGAAGGAGAAGCAAAAGATAAGCATTAAATTATAAGAAAAggagttctttatttttttctgcttttgctGTTGCCCTTCTCCTTTTGGTTGGTCCGCTGCAGTAAAATCATTAAAGCAACAAGATCAGTTGAAGGGTTGTTAGCTCAACCAACCTCAGCTATGTGGGGAGAGTGATCGCCCAACTGCAGGCTTTGCCCTTTAATGGAGTCTCTGTCGTCTCTATTCTTACTGCAAGTGCATCCCCATGCTTCTACTTGTCTTTGGTAAAAAAATACTTGAGAATTTCATCCACGGTATtatcattttgaaaaagttaTCTGGGTCTAGTGTTAGATGAGCTGGGACAAGTTAGCAGTGGCTTGCTGGTATTATGCGATTCAAGATTAATGTCGTTACCTCTCTATCTGTATGCTCTACTCGTTTTCGATGTATAACTTTTCTAGCTCTCTTAAGAGGAAACGCTCCAACAAAAGAAGAGTTGCAACACTCCGAGAAAGAAGAGTTGAGGTTTAAAGAACCAAGATTTAAGAGGAAAGAAGCAAACGGGTGAGAACTCACAACTTAATAGTCCCTCATCGACGCTGGAGCACGACATCCGCTGCCCACTCTGCCTACAGTAAGCCGGCCGGATCTCTGCAATGATCGGAGACCTCACTCCCTATACCGTCCTCCCAAATCCAGGCCCAACCATTCGCCTTTCTCCCCGATCCATTTCACCGACCGGAAGTTACAGATCTTCCGAGATGTTCTCCCCACCAAACCATCATACAATCCTCTCCCATCCATCAAAATGATCAATCTCCTGCAAGAGCTTCCTAGAAAAGCAGTCAAATCTCTCCTACCCACATCGAAATCCCACCTAATAAGGCTCCTTCAGTCCAATGCCAACTGCCCACCTTCACTTTCCTGCAGATTTCTGCTCATCTGTAGTGGCCTCCTAACATGGCTCAGGGCTTCAGCTTCAGCCTTGCCTCTATGCCCGCCTTGTAGCTCATACTCGCAACGCTCTTTCCGGCCGGCGGAGGAAATGGCCATGGCAGGTCGTGGTCTGAGGGGCGAGAAGACCCCTTATTAAATCTGATCCCTCGTTCAGGCAGATCACTTTCTCTAAGGAGACTCCGTCGTCCATTTTCAATAGAAGAAGCTAGCAACGTCGGATTTGAATGTCCACCATTGTTGGATATTCGTCTGATTCTGTAAGTAGGGATAACAACGAGTCGGTAAGGCCCGTTTAGCAACCTCAATGTGCATCGATTTGGTCACATCCGGCATCGAAGTACCGGTACAAATCTTATTTGGACTCGCGAGACTTGGCCTAAGGTTTAGTGGtcagatctaaatttgaatctgaaatccttTAAAGATCCAACCTGATAATATGTAAGTTCTCATCTTACATCGTGGGATCCGTATTTAGTTCCAGACAACCAAGTTCACTTCCGAGTCTAACTCTAAATCGATCAAGATACAAGTCTTCCAGCAAACGGTGGTCTGAGCCAAGTGTGAAACCATTACATAATTAATCACAAATTCTCCAATTAAACATAAATTTTagtatgtaaaaaaattgtattttcgGAACATGATCTACGAAGAACATGTTTTTGCGAAACATAAATGCCATTATGGATGTTGTCTTTGAATCTAGCGATTAAATGCTAATCATAATTACAGACCGTATGTGCTTCCAAACCCATATGTTCCTTGTTATCAAACATTTTCTTTGGTGCGATCTATACAATCACTAGATGGAGAGATCATCATGTAAGTATTCGACACAGGTATATGTGCATGTTCATGAGAGAAGAGATATCTTGAAGATGCCgaagttcttttcttttttttctctgctcTTGGGGTTCAAGGTTGCTTTGAGGCATAGGTGAAGAGCAGTACACCTATTAACTAAAATGTTGTGTATTTGCTTTTTACAGTTCAAACGAGTAGTACCAACCTATTCCAACATCTTGTACTTGAATCGTGGGGATCGTCAATGTACTTTCTATCAACAGATACTCAGTATATCAATATCGATTAGTTCTGATATCTGTTATTGAATTGCTCATTCAATGAGCATTTTCAATATGATGCCTTGAAGAGGACTCGAACATCCACGCTCTTTAGCACGAGATTTTGAGTCTTACTAGAATGTTGTGTATTTATTGTTTACAGTTCAAACGAGTAGTACCCACaggaatcaaactaatgatCAGATTTTCATTGGCCCACCCCTCCAACCAGCTATACTACGCCCCTTGAGGTGCATCCGTTGAGAGGGTCCTTAGATATAAATGCAATTTGATAGGATAATTTGGAAAACCAGTCTTAGATCCGATGAAAGATGGCAAAGGCCTACGCGACCCTCTTCCATATCGTTTTCTCTTGCTCAAATGCTTCCAGTCAGTCAGTGTGATTAATTGAACTACATATATGTGTTTTCCTAAATCAGCCTTTTCCGGTGCTTAGATGAGATTTTGTGACTAACAAAGCCTGAGAAATGTTGCTTCACCAATTTTATCTTATTTACACATTTAAGCAAACTGATCTAAAGGTGGATATTAGTTAAGCTTTAGGTGCTAGAGATGACACCAACATggttaaaaaaatgttgataaaaCACTTAAATGTTGATCTCTGAAGTCTTAACTGCATAATTCTTTTGCAATTACATAGTGCAAGTCCCCAGATTTTTCTATATGCATGTTATTGAAAAGgctatgaaaatgaaaagtttttatCTTTATTGTGAGAATTTCAAAAAACCAACACTCTAAGCGGACTTCTTATATGGGATGTGCTGCATGAGTTTTGATGTCAACCCGAGCCATGTAATGGG
This window of the Nymphaea colorata isolate Beijing-Zhang1983 chromosome 2, ASM883128v2, whole genome shotgun sequence genome carries:
- the LOC116247038 gene encoding uncharacterized protein LOC116247038; the encoded protein is MASILVIVTVILLDVIALGLAAAAEQRRSHAQIVSDPTGSYTYCAYGSDIATGYGVGALLVLLGSQALVMASSSCFCCGKGLRPSGARACAMILFITCWITFIIAEACLLAGSVRNAYHTKYRANLNMGNLSCETIRKGVFAAGAAFTFFTCILSIFYYHFYSKAKGSLGSPAKDTGIGMRSYT